The following proteins are co-located in the Pseudomonas sp. ATCC 13867 genome:
- a CDS encoding HlyD family type I secretion periplasmic adaptor subunit, whose protein sequence is MQFSQSIRNYLGGSGARDTEFMPEVQGTLLEDSPNATRITLWSALALLVVAVTWAYFADIEEVTKGEGKAIPSSKVQTIQNLEGGIVSEIFVRDGQVVEKNQPLLRLDDTRFASNKGETEADRNFLEARVERLSAEVDGRQPAFADELKKDAPQVVEDQLALYQTRQQRQNSELSILQEQLRQKTQELQEFRAKQQQYRSSLGLVQQEINMSEPLVKSGAVSPVELLRLRRSAVEINGDLNATSLAIPRAEAAVNEIQRKVEESKLGFRSDTLKELNEARTELNKLTATSRAIDDKVNRTLVVSPMRGIVKQLKVNTIGGVVQPGSDMVEIVPLEDNLLVEARVRPQDIAFLHPGQPATVKFTAYDYTIYGGLKAKLELISADTITDDKGNSFYLIQVRTDKNHLGTDAKPLLIIPGMVATVDIITGEKSVLDYILKPVLKARWEALRER, encoded by the coding sequence ATGCAGTTCTCGCAATCGATCCGCAACTACCTGGGCGGCAGCGGCGCCCGCGACACCGAGTTCATGCCCGAGGTCCAGGGTACCTTGCTGGAAGACTCGCCCAACGCCACCCGCATCACCCTGTGGTCCGCGCTGGCGCTGCTGGTGGTGGCCGTTACCTGGGCCTACTTCGCCGACATCGAGGAAGTCACCAAGGGCGAAGGCAAGGCCATCCCCTCCTCCAAGGTGCAGACCATCCAGAACCTGGAGGGCGGTATCGTCTCGGAGATCTTCGTCCGCGATGGCCAGGTGGTGGAAAAGAACCAGCCGCTGCTGCGCCTGGACGACACCCGCTTCGCCTCCAACAAGGGCGAGACCGAGGCCGACCGCAATTTCCTGGAAGCCCGCGTGGAACGTCTGAGCGCGGAGGTCGATGGCCGCCAACCCGCGTTCGCCGATGAACTGAAGAAGGACGCGCCGCAAGTGGTGGAAGACCAGTTGGCCCTCTACCAGACCCGCCAGCAGCGGCAGAACAGCGAGCTGAGCATCCTCCAGGAACAGCTGCGGCAGAAGACCCAGGAGCTCCAGGAGTTCCGCGCCAAGCAGCAGCAGTACCGCTCGAGCCTGGGCCTGGTGCAGCAGGAGATCAACATGTCCGAACCGCTGGTCAAGAGCGGCGCCGTCTCCCCCGTGGAACTGCTGCGCCTGCGCCGCAGCGCCGTGGAGATCAACGGCGACCTCAACGCCACCAGCCTGGCCATCCCCCGCGCGGAAGCGGCGGTGAATGAAATCCAGCGCAAGGTCGAGGAGTCGAAGCTTGGCTTTCGCAGCGACACGCTGAAGGAACTCAACGAGGCCCGCACCGAGCTCAACAAGCTCACCGCCACCAGCCGCGCCATCGACGACAAGGTCAACCGCACCCTGGTGGTTTCACCCATGCGCGGCATCGTCAAGCAGCTCAAGGTCAACACCATCGGCGGCGTGGTGCAGCCGGGCAGCGACATGGTGGAAATCGTCCCGTTGGAAGACAACCTGCTGGTGGAGGCCCGCGTGCGCCCGCAGGACATCGCCTTCCTCCATCCCGGCCAGCCGGCGACCGTGAAATTCACCGCCTACGACTACACCATCTACGGCGGGCTCAAGGCCAAGCTGGAACTGATCAGCGCCGACACCATCACCGACGACAAGGGCAACAGCTTCTACCTGATCCAGGTGCGCACCGACAAGAACCACCTGGGCACCGACGCCAAGCCGCTGCTGATCATCCCCGGCATGGTGGCGACGGTGGACATCATCACCGGCGAGAAAAGCGTGCTCGACTACATCCTCAAGCCGGTGCTGAAGGCACGCTGGGAGGCGTTGCGGGAGCGCTGA
- the soxR gene encoding redox-sensitive transcriptional activator SoxR: MKKSSSCPIHRELSVGELAQRAGVAVSALHFYEAKGLISSRRNAGNQRRYPRDTLRRVAVIKVAQRVGIPLGEIAEALDSLPSGHSPTAADWARLSERWRNDLNERIEKLLLLRDQLDGCIGCGCLSMEACPLRNPGDRLAEEGPGAHWRGDE; the protein is encoded by the coding sequence ATGAAAAAATCATCTTCCTGCCCGATCCATCGGGAGCTGAGTGTCGGCGAACTGGCGCAACGCGCCGGCGTGGCGGTGTCGGCCCTGCATTTCTACGAGGCCAAGGGGCTGATCAGCAGCCGCCGCAATGCCGGCAATCAACGCCGCTATCCGCGCGATACGTTGCGCCGGGTGGCGGTGATCAAGGTTGCGCAGCGGGTTGGCATTCCCCTGGGCGAGATCGCCGAGGCGCTGGATTCGCTGCCCAGCGGCCATAGTCCGACGGCGGCGGACTGGGCGCGGCTGTCGGAGCGCTGGCGGAATGATCTGAACGAGCGGATCGAGAAGCTGTTGTTGCTGCGCGATCAACTGGACGGCTGCATTGGGTGTGGTTGCCTGTCGATGGAGGCGTGCCCGCTGCGCAATCCGGGGGATCGACTGGCGGAGGAGGGGCCGGGGGCGCATTGGCGGGGCGACGAGTGA